A genomic stretch from Marinifilum sp. JC120 includes:
- a CDS encoding prepilin peptidase: MHLISINIFQIAAAALIGAILGSFYGCAVFRYINGQTLTNPRRSTCPECGHTIRWYENIPLFSYLLLRGKCSACKQNISPIYSVIELVSVAWAVLLMLTFGPSTEWLVYMFFGGLMIVASFIDLQTFILPDIITIPGSLAAIPCAAMFTQVGWEGALLGAGIGGGLFWSLRLLYRGLKGTEGLGLGDVKIMFMIGALAGPQNLPLVITVSAFTGLVAGVIMMVVDKDQEYGSMIPFGPFLALGSMLTILYAEPFWNWYLI; the protein is encoded by the coding sequence ATGCATCTAATTTCCATAAATATTTTTCAGATCGCGGCAGCAGCCTTAATCGGAGCAATTCTGGGCAGCTTTTACGGCTGCGCAGTATTTCGCTACATCAACGGTCAGACATTGACCAATCCACGCCGCTCCACCTGTCCAGAATGCGGCCATACCATCCGCTGGTACGAAAATATTCCCCTGTTCAGCTACCTGCTGCTGCGCGGCAAATGCTCCGCCTGCAAACAAAATATCAGCCCCATCTACTCTGTGATCGAATTAGTTTCCGTTGCATGGGCAGTGCTGCTTATGCTGACCTTCGGACCTTCCACAGAATGGCTGGTCTACATGTTTTTCGGAGGGTTGATGATTGTGGCTTCGTTCATCGACCTGCAAACCTTCATTCTGCCGGATATTATCACCATCCCCGGTTCGCTTGCAGCTATTCCCTGCGCAGCCATGTTCACCCAGGTGGGCTGGGAGGGCGCACTGCTCGGCGCAGGCATCGGCGGAGGATTGTTCTGGTCTCTACGGCTGCTCTACCGGGGACTGAAGGGGACTGAAGGCCTTGGACTAGGTGATGTTAAGATCATGTTCATGATCGGAGCATTGGCCGGACCGCAGAACCTGCCGCTGGTGATCACGGTTTCAGCATTCACCGGACTTGTAGCCGGGGTGATCATGATGGTGGTTGATAAAGATCAGGAATACGGTTCAATGATCCCCTTTGGACCATTCCTCGCGCTGGGTTCCATGCTGACAATTCTTTACGCTGAACCGTTCTGGAACTGGTACTTAATATAA
- a CDS encoding tetratricopeptide repeat protein yields the protein MSGELTNARKKLASVPSLLKQQKAMAAVQSAYDAVLAMLKGSLMKAEREEFQELLDSTVHILNSDKKLREDYPLIINYAHGEEKGLLETLREILQELQKNVSAGAQQLLEAMEKRKREQLEKGQALIEANDVSEAQKLFNALIKEFKDDTELRAEIADKFIKSGLYNEALEYLEDALKNDPNAIFLYNRIGIVLRKMKDFEAAEKYYLRALKINNKDEYLYFNTGRLYYDWKKWDRMAKAAQKALAINPNFAEAEKMLKFAQKKM from the coding sequence ATGTCCGGTGAACTTACCAATGCCAGAAAAAAACTGGCCAGCGTCCCTTCCCTGCTAAAACAGCAGAAAGCTATGGCAGCAGTTCAGTCTGCCTATGATGCTGTGCTTGCTATGCTTAAAGGCTCTCTGATGAAAGCTGAGCGAGAGGAGTTTCAGGAGCTGCTAGACAGCACCGTCCATATTCTCAACAGCGATAAAAAGCTCCGGGAAGACTATCCGCTTATCATCAATTATGCTCACGGCGAAGAAAAAGGGCTGCTTGAAACTTTGCGGGAAATTTTGCAGGAATTGCAGAAGAACGTCAGTGCAGGGGCCCAGCAGCTTCTTGAAGCCATGGAAAAGCGCAAAAGAGAGCAGCTGGAAAAAGGTCAGGCACTCATTGAAGCGAATGATGTTTCTGAAGCGCAGAAACTGTTTAATGCTCTGATCAAAGAATTTAAGGATGACACTGAACTTCGCGCTGAGATTGCCGATAAGTTTATTAAATCCGGGCTTTACAATGAAGCTCTTGAGTATCTGGAAGATGCGCTGAAAAACGATCCCAATGCGATATTTCTATATAACCGTATCGGAATTGTACTGCGCAAAATGAAGGACTTTGAGGCTGCTGAAAAATACTATCTCAGAGCCCTCAAAATAAACAACAAAGATGAGTATCTCTACTTCAATACCGGTCGCCTCTATTACGACTGGAAAAAGTGGGACCGCATGGCCAAGGCAGCTCAAAAAGCCCTTGCCATCAACCCCAACTTTGCTGAAGCTGAGAAGATGCTTAAGTTCGCCCAGAAGAAAATGTGA
- the tusE gene encoding TusE/DsrC/DsvC family sulfur relay protein, with product MAIVEFMGKNFDVDEDGFLLKFEDWCPEWVDFCKEGEGIKELNEEHQKVIDFLQDYYKKNGIAPMVRILSKVTGFKLKHIYELFPSGPGKGACKMAGLPKPTGCV from the coding sequence ATGGCAATCGTTGAATTCATGGGAAAAAACTTTGACGTAGATGAAGATGGTTTTCTGCTCAAGTTTGAAGACTGGTGCCCCGAGTGGGTTGACTTCTGTAAAGAAGGCGAAGGCATCAAAGAACTGAACGAAGAGCACCAGAAAGTTATCGACTTCTTGCAGGACTACTACAAGAAGAACGGTATCGCACCTATGGTCCGTATCCTTTCCAAGGTTACCGGATTCAAACTTAAGCACATTTATGAGCTGTTCCCCTCCGGTCCCGGTAAGGGAGCTTGTAAAATGGCTGGTCTGCCTAAGCCTACCGGCTGCGTATAG
- a CDS encoding phosphohydrolase, which yields MNKINLIKSPDKPTPGYPPMESALTPPPPVVIDPSWTVPSAQQCIAWWDDYEMLENIKSHSMLVAKVAVEASTMALKSGVDVDIPTIQASALLHDIAKSYCIYHGGNHSQIGAAWTMQLTGNPAISMGVLHHVFWPFEPEADKYFLPLVISYADKRVMHDTFTTLEKRFNDLKVRYGKTEKIKQRIHKTYEQALHLEERLGKLIGVDLNACSLDCGRLV from the coding sequence ATGAATAAAATCAACTTGATAAAATCTCCGGACAAACCTACCCCCGGATACCCGCCAATGGAGTCCGCCCTGACTCCTCCGCCACCTGTGGTAATAGACCCGTCGTGGACAGTTCCATCCGCACAGCAATGCATCGCATGGTGGGATGATTACGAGATGCTGGAAAATATCAAATCCCACAGCATGCTTGTGGCCAAAGTAGCGGTTGAAGCCTCGACCATGGCTTTGAAATCAGGTGTTGATGTTGATATCCCCACTATACAAGCCTCTGCCCTACTGCACGACATTGCCAAGAGCTACTGTATTTATCACGGGGGCAACCACAGCCAGATCGGAGCCGCATGGACCATGCAGCTAACCGGAAACCCGGCAATATCCATGGGCGTGCTCCACCACGTATTCTGGCCTTTTGAGCCGGAAGCTGACAAATATTTCCTTCCGCTGGTCATAAGTTACGCTGATAAACGCGTAATGCACGACACATTCACTACGCTTGAAAAACGATTCAATGATTTGAAGGTCCGCTACGGCAAGACTGAAAAAATCAAACAAAGAATTCACAAAACTTACGAGCAGGCACTTCATCTTGAAGAACGGCTCGGTAAACTTATCGGAGTTGATCTGAATGCATGTTCTCTTGATTGCGGGCGGCTGGTCTGA
- a CDS encoding methyltransferase, giving the protein MNYPKPEQDFSPIHNLIIQSVSSQVVMEAVNFKLFDTLELKPASVKDLAEYFEFDELKLSSMLDLLESYELVQNEQGLYSNSHLATEYLVSSSPLYQGLAMGLTMDFCSEVIQDMPELLKGKKSQRDDSDKKWAATDAMEGTAQESLSGGLHATVDAICELPGFDDFKLMGDLGGNHGNYTMSVLARNPQLEGVILDLPHVAPLAEQRCRDNGFGERVCGIAVDMREEELPLLDFDLIFASHVLYACRGNLKPVLEKIAKSIRPGGWFCANHYAKTGSPMSTQTIASLEVITTFAGYFSHFIEPDILEKELAECGFGNFRRTWSDSNKGILLVSAQKIG; this is encoded by the coding sequence ATGAATTATCCTAAGCCTGAACAAGATTTTTCCCCTATTCACAACTTGATCATACAGAGTGTTTCATCGCAGGTTGTAATGGAAGCGGTTAATTTCAAATTATTTGATACTCTTGAATTGAAGCCTGCCAGCGTGAAGGATCTGGCTGAGTATTTCGAGTTTGATGAGTTGAAATTGAGCTCTATGTTGGATCTGCTTGAATCCTACGAACTGGTGCAGAATGAACAAGGACTTTATTCGAATAGCCACCTAGCCACGGAATATCTGGTCAGCTCGTCTCCTCTATATCAAGGATTGGCTATGGGATTGACCATGGATTTCTGCTCCGAGGTAATTCAGGATATGCCCGAACTACTAAAAGGGAAGAAAAGCCAACGGGATGACAGCGATAAAAAATGGGCAGCCACAGATGCCATGGAAGGGACTGCGCAGGAATCACTTAGCGGCGGATTGCATGCTACTGTCGATGCCATTTGCGAACTTCCCGGTTTCGATGATTTCAAGCTTATGGGCGACCTTGGCGGTAATCACGGAAATTATACTATGTCTGTGCTTGCCCGAAATCCGCAGTTAGAAGGTGTTATTCTTGATCTGCCTCATGTGGCCCCTTTAGCGGAACAGCGTTGCCGGGATAATGGGTTCGGGGAGCGTGTGTGCGGTATTGCTGTTGATATGCGTGAAGAGGAGCTTCCGCTTCTGGATTTTGACTTGATTTTCGCCTCCCACGTACTTTATGCCTGCCGTGGAAACCTGAAGCCTGTGCTGGAAAAAATCGCCAAATCCATTAGGCCCGGCGGCTGGTTCTGCGCTAATCACTACGCCAAGACTGGCAGCCCCATGTCTACTCAGACCATAGCCTCGTTAGAGGTCATAACTACTTTTGCTGGATATTTCTCTCATTTCATTGAGCCGGATATTCTTGAGAAGGAGTTGGCAGAGTGCGGATTCGGTAATTTCCGCAGAACGTGGAGTGATTCAAATAAGGGCATACTGCTGGTTTCAGCTCAGAAGATTGGATAG
- a CDS encoding lipid-A-disaccharide synthase, translating into MTVKNNSIWINAGEASGDMHGARLAKELMERDPGLKVMGMGGSAMGNAGCDIRYPMQLISLVGLTEVLPKLPRLLKLFGQIEDILKAERPKAIILIDCPDFNFRLVKIARKLDIPIYYYITPQIWAWRQGRAKFLQKHVRKILCILPFEQQFFKERGVDAQYVGHPLLDLMPLDELDAITPDPNLVGILPGSRSKEISSLLPEFAIAAERLAKDFPELKFSIARAPGVKEEKLRHFWPEHIPVTINQPENRYRLMRNSNVIMAASGTATLECALIGTPTLVAYKMSALSGFLAKKIVNIKYVSLANIIPDKLILPEYLLENATADNFYKQIRQWVGFPESAEKVRSELKELREMIGEPGVAARTAETILQDLKNL; encoded by the coding sequence ATGACCGTTAAAAATAATAGTATCTGGATCAACGCAGGCGAAGCTTCCGGCGATATGCACGGAGCACGGCTGGCAAAAGAACTCATGGAGCGCGACCCCGGCCTGAAAGTAATGGGTATGGGCGGGTCGGCCATGGGAAATGCGGGCTGCGACATCCGCTACCCCATGCAGCTTATTTCACTGGTGGGACTGACCGAAGTCCTGCCCAAACTGCCCCGGCTGCTGAAACTTTTCGGCCAGATTGAGGATATTCTCAAAGCAGAACGCCCCAAAGCAATCATCCTCATCGATTGCCCGGACTTCAATTTCAGGCTGGTCAAAATTGCCCGCAAACTGGATATTCCAATATACTACTACATCACCCCGCAAATCTGGGCATGGCGGCAGGGACGCGCAAAATTCCTGCAAAAGCATGTCCGTAAAATCCTGTGCATCCTGCCTTTTGAACAGCAATTCTTCAAAGAACGCGGGGTTGATGCCCAGTACGTGGGTCACCCCCTGCTGGACCTCATGCCCCTAGATGAACTGGATGCCATCACCCCGGACCCGAATCTGGTGGGCATCCTGCCGGGTAGCCGGAGCAAGGAAATTTCATCTCTGTTACCGGAATTCGCCATAGCAGCAGAAAGGCTTGCCAAAGATTTCCCGGAACTAAAGTTTTCCATTGCCCGCGCGCCGGGAGTAAAAGAAGAAAAGTTGCGCCACTTCTGGCCGGAACACATTCCGGTGACCATCAATCAGCCGGAAAACAGATACAGACTAATGCGCAATTCCAATGTAATAATGGCTGCATCAGGAACCGCCACACTGGAATGCGCCCTCATCGGAACCCCCACATTGGTGGCCTATAAGATGTCCGCTCTGAGTGGTTTTCTGGCCAAGAAAATAGTCAACATAAAATACGTCAGCCTTGCCAACATCATCCCGGACAAGCTGATCCTTCCAGAGTACTTGCTGGAAAACGCCACTGCGGATAACTTCTACAAACAAATCCGCCAGTGGGTGGGTTTTCCTGAGTCAGCGGAAAAAGTAAGGTCTGAATTAAAAGAATTGCGTGAAATGATAGGAGAACCGGGAGTGGCTGCACGGACAGCAGAAACGATTTTGCAGGATTTAAAAAACTTGTAG
- a CDS encoding carbamoyl-phosphate synthase small subunit — MKAILALEDGTWFEGTSFTGPGESGGEAIFNTGMTGYQEVLTDPSYTGQMVCMTYPLIGNYGITEKDIESSKIHVAAFIVKECCKHPSNWQSIMSLPEYLKKAGVMGIEGIDTRALTRHLRINGAMRGIISTKELDPVKLAAKAKQLPTMEGQNLADTVTSETCYTWQDNKPVPVDVSSGYKWSDKGPRLVLVDYGVKWNILRLLDEQGFEVLSVPSHYSEEQVRALAPDAIFLSNGPGDPAVLDQAVKNAKSYCEDLPVAGICLGHQILGQALGGKAFKLKFGHHGCNHPVMDMESKKIEISSQNHGFCVDISDCSDLKITHKNLNDETLEGFAHKTKPVIAIQFHPEAAPGPHDSCYFFARFRNLVKEATGK, encoded by the coding sequence ATGAAAGCCATACTGGCACTTGAAGACGGCACCTGGTTCGAAGGAACTTCCTTTACCGGCCCCGGCGAATCCGGCGGTGAAGCTATCTTCAATACCGGCATGACCGGATATCAGGAAGTCCTAACCGACCCCTCCTACACCGGACAGATGGTCTGCATGACCTACCCACTTATCGGCAACTACGGCATCACCGAAAAAGATATCGAATCATCAAAAATCCACGTTGCCGCATTTATCGTCAAGGAATGCTGTAAGCATCCTTCCAACTGGCAGTCGATTATGTCTCTGCCCGAATACCTAAAAAAAGCCGGAGTCATGGGAATCGAAGGCATCGATACCCGTGCTCTTACCCGCCACCTGCGCATCAACGGTGCCATGCGCGGCATTATTTCAACCAAGGAACTGGACCCGGTAAAGCTGGCGGCAAAAGCAAAACAGCTGCCCACCATGGAAGGCCAGAACCTCGCTGATACCGTAACATCTGAAACCTGCTACACATGGCAGGACAACAAACCCGTTCCGGTTGATGTTTCCTCCGGCTACAAATGGAGCGATAAAGGCCCCCGTCTTGTGCTCGTTGACTACGGTGTAAAATGGAACATCCTGCGTCTGTTGGATGAACAGGGTTTTGAAGTCCTCTCCGTTCCTTCCCACTACAGCGAAGAACAGGTCAGAGCCCTTGCCCCTGATGCTATTTTCCTTTCCAACGGCCCCGGTGATCCTGCTGTCCTTGATCAGGCAGTAAAGAACGCCAAGTCCTATTGCGAAGATCTGCCCGTGGCTGGAATCTGCCTCGGACACCAGATTCTGGGACAGGCTCTCGGTGGTAAAGCATTTAAGCTGAAGTTCGGTCATCACGGCTGCAACCACCCGGTTATGGATATGGAAAGTAAAAAAATTGAAATTTCTTCACAAAACCATGGGTTTTGCGTTGACATTTCCGACTGTTCCGATCTTAAGATTACCCACAAGAATCTGAATGACGAAACGCTTGAAGGCTTTGCTCACAAAACCAAGCCGGTCATCGCCATCCAGTTTCACCCGGAAGCAGCTCCCGGTCCGCATGACAGCTGCTACTTCTTCGCCAGATTCCGTAATTTGGTAAAAGAAGCTACCGGAAAATAA
- a CDS encoding HAD family hydrolase has product MKYILLDRDGTIIEDKHYLCDPDGVELCPNAGQGLKAMQDAGYGLIVVTNQSGIGRGYYSEEDMKAVNKRMADLLAEYGIEFKAVYHCPHAPDQECDCRKPTPGMFDQAIAQFGMNPEDCFVIGDKICDVELGMVRKARSILVRTGKGMKEEPKCVDKADYIADDLLDAAKYIKRTNDE; this is encoded by the coding sequence ATGAAATATATTTTGCTGGACCGTGACGGGACTATTATTGAGGACAAGCATTACCTGTGCGACCCGGACGGCGTTGAATTATGCCCTAATGCCGGACAGGGTCTGAAAGCCATGCAGGATGCCGGATACGGCCTGATTGTAGTCACCAACCAATCCGGTATCGGCCGGGGCTACTATTCTGAAGAAGACATGAAAGCAGTCAATAAACGTATGGCAGACCTATTGGCTGAATACGGCATTGAATTCAAGGCCGTTTACCATTGCCCGCACGCCCCGGATCAGGAATGCGACTGCCGCAAGCCCACTCCCGGTATGTTTGATCAGGCCATTGCGCAGTTCGGCATGAACCCCGAAGACTGTTTTGTCATTGGTGATAAAATCTGCGATGTGGAACTGGGTATGGTTCGTAAGGCCCGTTCAATTCTAGTCCGTACCGGCAAGGGGATGAAAGAAGAACCCAAATGCGTTGATAAAGCTGACTACATCGCTGACGACCTGCTTGACGCAGCAAAATATATAAAAAGGACCAATGATGAATAA
- a CDS encoding 3-deoxy-D-manno-octulosonic acid transferase yields the protein MSVSLKLKAASFLYGLGWKAALPFLKKNERLREGFDRRTLKHSLPPRADVWIQAASAGEAKIATRIMENISMSSPTKFLLTTNTEQGMSELERTAYRLNPNPRNVSASATYFPFDSPKIARKALEAVCPKLVVLIETEIWPGFLSACKELGVKVIIINARMTTKSLAGYMALPEFFRSVAPEEILAISEDDATRFKTLFEIEKVSTMPNVKFDSTGTAAPVPYTANPLSSIFRPKTPFIILGSVRKEEESQVLKLVQGLKKERPKTVIGLFPRHMHRIEAWKKMLEDAGLPWVLRSEIESTAPFGHVVLWDVFGEMQSAFSLARAAFIGGSLAPVGGQNFLEPLSYGVTPVIGPYWSNFTWVGGEIFEKKLARQEQDWEGVLKGLLDISKKAFKPEKVKKDFEKYLADMRGGTEASCETIKRNL from the coding sequence ATGTCAGTATCTCTCAAACTCAAAGCTGCATCATTTCTTTACGGCCTCGGCTGGAAAGCCGCTCTCCCTTTTCTCAAGAAAAATGAACGATTAAGGGAAGGATTTGACCGCAGAACCCTCAAGCACAGCCTGCCGCCGCGCGCGGATGTCTGGATTCAGGCCGCCTCCGCCGGTGAAGCTAAAATAGCCACCCGGATCATGGAGAATATTTCCATGAGCAGCCCCACAAAATTCCTGCTGACCACCAACACCGAGCAGGGAATGTCCGAACTTGAACGGACTGCTTACAGGTTGAATCCCAATCCGCGCAATGTTTCCGCATCCGCAACTTATTTCCCATTTGACAGCCCGAAGATCGCCCGCAAGGCCCTTGAAGCTGTCTGCCCGAAGCTGGTAGTGCTCATTGAGACTGAAATCTGGCCCGGATTTCTTTCCGCCTGCAAAGAACTCGGCGTAAAAGTGATCATTATCAATGCCCGTATGACCACCAAGAGCCTTGCCGGATATATGGCCCTGCCTGAATTTTTCCGCTCCGTGGCCCCTGAAGAAATCCTCGCCATCTCCGAAGACGATGCCACCCGTTTCAAGACCCTTTTTGAAATTGAAAAAGTTTCGACCATGCCCAATGTCAAGTTTGACAGCACCGGGACAGCTGCGCCAGTACCCTACACCGCCAACCCGCTCTCCTCCATCTTCCGCCCCAAGACCCCGTTCATTATCCTCGGGTCAGTACGTAAAGAAGAGGAATCGCAGGTACTCAAGCTGGTTCAGGGACTGAAAAAAGAACGACCCAAAACCGTAATCGGCCTTTTCCCGCGCCACATGCATCGCATTGAGGCATGGAAAAAGATGCTCGAAGACGCGGGTCTGCCTTGGGTGTTGCGCTCTGAAATTGAATCCACCGCTCCCTTCGGACATGTGGTACTATGGGATGTGTTCGGTGAAATGCAGTCCGCATTCTCACTCGCCCGTGCAGCTTTCATCGGAGGTTCACTGGCCCCGGTGGGCGGACAGAATTTCCTTGAGCCGCTTTCATACGGCGTCACTCCGGTAATCGGGCCTTACTGGTCCAATTTCACATGGGTCGGCGGAGAAATTTTCGAAAAGAAGCTGGCCCGTCAGGAACAGGACTGGGAAGGTGTGCTGAAAGGTCTTCTCGACATCAGCAAAAAAGCCTTCAAGCCTGAAAAAGTTAAAAAAGATTTTGAAAAATATCTCGCAGATATGCGCGGCGGAACCGAAGCTTCCTGCGAGACTATTAAGAGAAACCTATAA
- the kdsB gene encoding 3-deoxy-manno-octulosonate cytidylyltransferase: MSIVYGCYGIIPARYDSSRFPGKPLADICGKPMFWHVWNRASKCPEMDKVVLATDSEIIMEAAEKHGVPAVMTAADHTSGTDRVLEAARKLDLPADSVVVNIQGDEPCLEPAMISELVSPFAKDGVRVTTLASPISAKEAQSPDRVKVALAKDGRALYFSRSPIPFSHQGDGDYLLHIGLYGFRMEALETFAGTDVSPLEKRERLEQLRLLENGIPIHVTITEHSCHGVDRPKDLDTAIKILEREKI; this comes from the coding sequence ATGAGTATAGTTTACGGATGTTACGGAATCATACCGGCCCGTTATGATTCGAGCCGCTTTCCCGGCAAGCCGCTGGCAGATATCTGCGGTAAGCCCATGTTCTGGCATGTTTGGAACCGGGCTTCCAAATGCCCGGAAATGGATAAGGTGGTTCTGGCCACGGACAGTGAAATCATCATGGAAGCAGCGGAAAAACATGGTGTCCCGGCAGTGATGACCGCAGCGGACCACACCAGCGGCACCGACCGAGTTCTGGAAGCGGCCCGCAAGCTGGATCTTCCTGCGGATTCCGTGGTGGTCAATATTCAGGGCGACGAACCCTGCCTTGAACCGGCAATGATCTCCGAGCTGGTTTCCCCCTTTGCCAAAGACGGGGTCAGAGTGACAACGCTGGCCTCTCCCATCAGCGCAAAAGAAGCGCAAAGTCCCGACCGGGTAAAAGTAGCGCTTGCAAAAGATGGTCGGGCGTTATACTTTTCCCGCTCACCCATTCCATTTTCCCATCAGGGTGACGGGGATTACCTTCTACATATCGGCCTTTACGGTTTCCGCATGGAAGCCCTTGAAACCTTTGCCGGCACGGATGTTTCGCCTCTTGAAAAAAGAGAGCGGCTGGAACAGCTCCGACTGCTGGAAAACGGAATACCCATCCATGTCACCATCACTGAACACTCCTGCCACGGAGTGGACCGTCCCAAAGACTTGGATACAGCCATTAAGATTCTTGAGAGGGAGAAAATATGA
- a CDS encoding MarR family transcriptional regulator, producing MKDIEEIIPHMREFGRVLVKYNMVERKIFDFGVGVKLYPSEIHTLSAVDQLGGCGVTALARESGVTKGATSQLVSKLVKKGLLLKEPDPENGSKVVLRLTELGKEASDNHYKFHLDHDRKFIDFLRSMSEEELEMFDGICSKMNDWMDSYLK from the coding sequence GTGAAGGACATTGAAGAAATAATTCCCCATATGCGCGAGTTCGGCAGGGTGCTGGTCAAGTACAATATGGTCGAGCGGAAAATTTTTGATTTTGGTGTTGGTGTAAAACTATACCCATCAGAAATTCATACTCTTTCTGCTGTTGATCAGTTGGGGGGCTGCGGTGTAACTGCGCTGGCCCGTGAGTCCGGGGTAACTAAGGGAGCTACTTCTCAGTTAGTCAGCAAGCTGGTTAAAAAAGGGCTGCTGCTCAAAGAGCCTGACCCGGAAAACGGATCAAAGGTGGTTTTGCGTCTGACTGAGCTGGGCAAAGAAGCCAGCGACAACCATTATAAATTTCATCTGGACCATGATCGGAAATTTATTGATTTCCTGCGGTCAATGTCTGAGGAGGAGCTTGAAATGTTCGACGGTATCTGTAGTAAAATGAATGATTGGATGGACAGTTACTTGAAATAA
- a CDS encoding D-alanine--D-alanine ligase, producing MHVLLIAGGWSEEREVSLSGAKGIEQALLELGHDVEFLDPAKDFKNILTLAEHADFAFINLHGSPGEDGLIQAMLNQVNCPYQGAEPESSFLTLNKAATKTVFDQHSILTPRWELVCPAEDCKGLEELKPPVFIKPNSGGSSLGMTFARTTEELEKGIDTVFELGDSALVEEYTKGIEVTCGILDGEPLPLILINPPDNAEFFDYHSKYALDGAEEICPAPIDPVLTEQIQQITVKAHKLLGLTDYSRADFIISEGVPYLLEVNTLPGMTPTSLVPQAAQEAGYSFNELIAKLIELGQRKRK from the coding sequence ATGCATGTTCTCTTGATTGCGGGCGGCTGGTCTGAGGAAAGGGAAGTATCCCTAAGCGGAGCAAAAGGCATTGAACAAGCTCTTCTCGAACTTGGGCACGATGTTGAATTCCTTGATCCTGCAAAAGATTTTAAGAATATTCTCACGCTTGCTGAACATGCGGATTTTGCCTTCATCAACCTCCACGGTTCACCGGGCGAAGACGGCCTGATTCAGGCCATGCTCAATCAGGTCAACTGCCCCTATCAGGGCGCAGAGCCGGAAAGCTCTTTCCTGACCCTCAACAAGGCTGCGACCAAAACTGTTTTTGATCAGCATTCCATCCTTACCCCACGTTGGGAACTGGTCTGTCCGGCAGAAGACTGCAAGGGACTTGAAGAGCTTAAGCCTCCGGTTTTTATCAAGCCCAATTCCGGCGGTTCCAGCCTAGGCATGACCTTTGCCCGGACCACCGAAGAACTGGAAAAAGGGATTGATACCGTATTCGAACTTGGCGACAGCGCCCTTGTGGAAGAATACACCAAAGGAATCGAAGTTACCTGCGGCATTCTCGACGGAGAACCATTGCCGCTGATCCTGATCAATCCCCCGGATAACGCTGAATTCTTTGATTATCACAGCAAATACGCCCTAGACGGGGCGGAAGAAATATGCCCCGCCCCCATCGACCCGGTTCTGACTGAACAGATTCAGCAGATAACCGTAAAGGCCCACAAGTTGCTGGGTCTCACCGATTACAGCAGGGCTGATTTTATCATTTCTGAAGGAGTACCCTACCTGCTGGAAGTAAATACACTCCCCGGCATGACTCCTACAAGTCTGGTCCCGCAAGCCGCACAGGAAGCCGGCTATTCTTTCAATGAGCTGATTGCCAAGCTTATCGAACTGGGACAGCGCAAGCGGAAGTAA